In Vitis vinifera cultivar Pinot Noir 40024 chromosome 17, ASM3070453v1, one genomic interval encodes:
- the LOC100248510 gene encoding uncharacterized protein LOC100248510 has product MITDSITSAAASISKEFGKKKRTNRTAKLKQCKLDARREQWLSKVKNNGCRGESEGIPESSMHKRNESNESNRSLENLEVRPRGGENDGSVHHDSDSESPANSPTSHISSILGSTDSGTNYHASSSSSSSSGGCCSGSITEEEEEEGNDECLDDWEAVADALAAVDKQKIPVQEGHVEQESHVEQKPVVRSGSPGGISKDTGLGIEIHKPEHVGMVPRAPANGQAWRADDAFRPQSLPNLSKQHSFPMNSDRHYGHGGVPWARSSVAAIPISCPICYEDLDFTDSSFLPCSCGFRLCLFCHKRILEEDGRCPGCRKPYDCDPVEAEAIVNGGSLTFRLGRSYSMIARS; this is encoded by the exons ATGATTACCGATTCGATCACCAGCGCTGCGGCCTCGATCTCTAAGGAGTTCGGCaagaagaagagg ACGAACAGGACAGCAAAATTGAAGCAGTGCAAGCTCGATGCTCGCCGCGAGCAATGGCTTTCCAAAG TCAAGAACAATGGATGTAGGGGAGAATCGGAGGGTATTCCGGAATCTTCAATGCATAAGAGAAATGAAAGCAATGAAAGCAATCGTTCATTAGAAAATTTAGAGGTGAGGCCGAGAGGGGGAGAAAATGATGGATCCGTTCACCATGACAGTGATTCGGAGTCCCCTGCAAACAGTCCCACAAGTCATATTAGTAGCATCTTGGGCAGTACTGATTCAGGAACGAATTATCATGCGAGCAGCAGTAGCAGTAGCAGCAGTGGTGGGTGTTGTTCAGGTAGTAtcacagaagaagaagaagaagaagggaaTGATGAATGTTTGGATGATTGGGAGGCTGTTGCTGATGCTTTGGCTGCCGTTGACAAGCAGAAAATCCCAGTCCAGGAAGGCCATGTAGAACAGGAATCGCATGTAGAGCAGAAACCTGTGGTCCGTTCGGGTTCTCCTGGTGGAATAAGTAAGGACACTGGCTTAGGAATTGAAATCCACAAACCAGAACATGTGGGAATGGTTCCTAGGGCCCCAGCAAATGGACAAGCGTGGAGGGCTGATGATGCTTTCAGACCTCAGAGTTTACCGAATTTGTCCAAGCAGCATAGCTTTCCCATGAATTCAGACCGGCATTATGGTCATGGAGGGGTCCCATGGGCTCGTAGCAGTGTTGCGGCCATTCCAATTTCATGCCCCATATGCTATGAAGATTTGGATTTCACGGACTCTAGTTTTTTACCTTGTTCTTGTGGGTTTCGTCTTTGCCTTTTCTGCCACAAGAGGATTCTTGAAGAAGATGGGCGCTGTCCAGGTTGCAGGAAGCCATATGATTGTGATCCTGTTGAGGCAGAGGCCATTGTGAATGGGGGCAGCCTGACATTCCGGTTGGGTCGCTCTTATAGCATGATTGCAAGGTCTTAG
- the EDS1 gene encoding enhanced disease susceptibility 1 (The RefSeq protein has 4 substitutions compared to this genomic sequence), with amino-acid sequence MGETLGNRIRLSEEIVNRAASQAMRAHNSAGRPFLLDKTRGFAIFAFAGSWLPDDWFTHPPFGETKMDASTFPSLRSVGNDEVAVVNASFLRRFKAILDQLSLEREVQKVIADRRQVVFTGHSWGGAMAILATLYFLEKAGPNPNPPRCITFGSPLVGDRIFGHAVRREKWSDHFIHFVMRFDVIPRIMLGPASTEHQQILNFFNPRSQFYREPLDPPLGFYLNVMRSASSVAIHDACILMGCTNPLLETLRNFTELSPYRPFGTYIFCTGNGKLVVLKNPDAVLQILFYCAQLSQEEAAEIAQRSLHEHLAYENELQESLGMQNVVYLDSLEDLPLSSNGGPATVNIALNDLGLSPQARLCLRAAGGFENRRLRNQVKIDDNKQKINDELRKLKDYQEKAETRKLGYYDAFKHQEEKADFDANVSRLVLAGIWDEIIEMLRRYELPDEFENRKELIELATIYRRIVEPLDIANYYRHLKNEDTGTYVTRGRPKRYRYTQRWLEHAENKPSGSRSESCFWAELEELCIQTSGNGSLQDTKEKIQQLQKNVIEWIHEGSLGKDVLLEDSTFVKWWKTLPFEYKSDPESSRIANLIHGQD; translated from the exons aTGGGAGAAACACTTGGAAATCGTATTAGATTGAGCGAAGAAATCGTGAACAGGGCTGCTTCTCAAGCCATGAGAGCTCACAATTCCGCTGGCAGGCCATTTCTTCTCGACAAAACCCGTGGCTTTGCTATTTTTGCGTTTGCTGGATCTTGGCTTCCCGATGATTGGTTTACGCACCCACCTTTTGGAGAAACAAAGATGGATGCTAGTACCTTTCCTTCTCTTCGAAGTGTAGGCAACGATGAAGTCGCTGTGGTCAACGCCTCCTTCCTCCGGCGATTCAAAGCCATCTTAGATCAGCTACCACTTGAGAGAGAG GTGCAAAAAGTAATTGCAGATAGGAGGCAAGTTGTTTTTACTGGCCACTCCTGGGGTGGTGCAATGGCCATCCTGGCAACTCTATACTTCTTGGAGAAGGCAGGGCCCAATCAGAACCCACCCCGCTGCATCACTTTCGGATCCCCCCTTGTCGGTGATCGGATCTTCGGTCATGCTGTCAGGCGGGAGAAATGGTCCGAccacttcatccattttgtgaTGAGATTTGATGTTATCCCTCGTATTATGCTTGGCCCTGCATCCACTGAGCACCAacaaattctcaatttcttcaATCCCAGATCTCAATTTTACAGGGAACCCCTTGATCCTCCTTTAGGTTTCTATCTCAACGTGATGAGAAGTGCTTCCTCGGTTGCAATCCATGATGCCTGCATTCTCATGGGATGCACAAACCCGTTACTGGAAACTCTAAGGAACTTCACTGAGCTCAGCCCTTACAGACCTTTCGGGACTTACATCTTCTGCACTGGAAATGGAAAATTGGTTGTCTTAAAGAACCCGGATGCAGTTCTGCAGATACTGTTTTACTGTGCTCAGTTGAGCCAAGAAGAAGCTGCAGAGATTGCACAAAGAAGCCTACATGAACATTTGGCCTACGAAAATGAACTACAGGAGAGCTTAGGAATGCAGAATGTAGTTTATTTAGATAGTCTGGAAGACCTTCCATTGTCTTCCAATGGCGGTCCAGCCACAGTTAACATTGCCTTGAATGACCTCGGCCTG AGCCCACAAGCCAGGTTATGCCTTCGAGCTGCAGGAGGGTTTGAGAACCGAAGGTTAAGAAACCAGGTTAAGATTGATGATaataagcaaaagattaatgaCGAATTAAGAAAGCTGAAAGATTACCAAGAAAAGGCCGAGACTCGCAAACTGGGTTACTACGACGCCTTCAAGCACCAAGAAGAAAAAGCTGACTTCGATGCTAATGTGAGCAGGCTTGTGCTAGCTGGTATCTGGGATGAGATCATTGAAATGTTGAGAAGGTACGAACTTCCAGATGAATTTGAGAACAGGAAAGAGTTAATAGAACTTGCAACCATATATCGCCGCATAGTTGAGCCTCTAGATATTGCCAACTACTATCGACACTTGAAGAATGAAGACACAGGAACCTACGTGACAAGGGGGAGACCAAAACGATATAGATACACCCAAAGATGGCTCGAGCATGCTGAAAATAAGCCATCTGGATCCAGGTCAGAATCCTGTTTCTGGGCTGAGCTAGAGGAGCTCTGCATTCAAACTAGCGGGAACGGATCCCTTCAAGACACTAAGCAGAAGATTCAGCAACTACAGAAAAATGTAATTGAATGGATTCATGAAGGCTCTTTAGGAAAGGATGTGTTGTTGGAGGATTCCACATTTGTTAAATGGTGGAAAACCCTCCCTTTCGAGTATAAATCAGACCCTGAATCATCTAGAATTGCGAATCTCATCCATGGGTAAGATTGA
- the LOC100250081 gene encoding paired amphipathic helix protein Sin3-like 3 isoform X3, which yields MKDYKGGIFDTLEVISLVKEMFEGHHELLTGFNILLPRGYSINSVAPTKDPPTALEARVEAVNLVNKIRTRLQDDKLYRSLVDVMCKYGRNPRVNILLKELPILFQDHPDLLAELYIRYPETKGQVPERCTEGSET from the exons ATTTGATACCCTGGAAGTTATATCATTGGTGAAGGAGATGTTTGAGGGCCACCATGAACTCTTGACGGGTTTCAACATCTTGTTGCCAAGAGGATACAGTATTAATTCTGTTGCACCTACAAAAGACCCACCAACAGCATTGGAAGCTCGTGTGGAGGCCGTCAACTTAGTAAACAAAATCAGG ACCCGGTTGCAGGATGACAAGCTTTACAGATCCCTCGTTGATGTTATGTGCAAATATGGAAGGAATCCCCGTGTTAACATTCTTCTCAAAGAG CTACCCATCCTTTTTCAAGACCATCCAGATTTACTCGCGGAATTATATATCCGCTACCCAGAGACAAAAGGACAAGTCCCAGAGAGATGTACAGAAGGTTCAGAAACATGA
- the LOC100255242 gene encoding formin-like protein 8, which yields MGVKGHPWILPSLLCFSLLCLPCFSQPSSSPASSIPSSPNNSPISPQIPGAASHGKVGEVAGATAASAVVVAGVFFCFRKFVARQRQRDKNESSFRREEAEVMHEEFKHRGTLKGLIVDDNGVEVLYLRKLEGGQLRNSFSKVLNNPNEEERGKIVESMVDRPRKSKRIQEIPFLHESSDVIILEKEAKPVLKVPTLQPQVSVPSPPPPPPPVPSQPLPPPPQVIPIKKTPNPHSPPLPPNKKIPGPPPPPPPPPERKIPGPPPLPPIPTRRKPAAPPPPPKAGGLVSALKPPPVPRGKMNSNNRAEASTEGSSKGTDFGQMKLKPLHWDKVIANVDHSIVWDEINDGSFRFDDELMESLFGYTANQKPPEMNNKPVTSSSSNSALPTQIFILEPRKSQNTAIVLRSLAVSRREILDALLEGQGLTTDTLEKLTKISPTQEEESKILQFNGNPTKLADAESFLYHILKVVPSAFMRFNAMLFRTNYDPEILHLKESLQTLELACKELRSRGLFLKLLEAILKAGNRMNAGTARGNAQGFNLSALRRLSDVKSIDGKTTLLHFVVEQVVRSEGRRCAINQNDSLDRSNSQRGKNSDPNSVSQTPKEEKEKEKENEKEKENKKEKEYLMLGLPVLGGLSTEFYNVKKAAVIDHDTFINMCSTLTARVAEIQLLVASCSNGEKGRFVQEMKGFLEECEEELKVVRVEQTRVMELVKRTTEYYQAGASKDKGGQPLQLFLIVKDFLDMVDQACQDIYRRLQKKNVTKTVGSSPPLSPTRQAVRFTNLQLQFMSDMCRTTSSSDSEDDF from the exons ATGGGTGTGAAGGGTCATCCATGGATTCTTCCCTCTCTCTTGTGTTTCTCTCTTCTTTGTCTCCCTTGTTTCTCTCAACCAAGTTCTTCACCTGCAAGTTCCATCCCCAGTTCTCCTAATAATTCTCCAATCTCTCCACAAATTCCAGGAGCAGCATCACATGGAAAAGTTGGTGAGGTAGCTGGAGCAACAGCTGCAAGTGCTGTTGTTGTTGCTGGGGTGTTCTTCTGCTTCAGAAAATTTGTTGCTCGTCAACGTCAGAGAGATAAAAATGAATCGAGTTTTCGTCGTGAAGAAGCTGAGGTGATGCATGAGGAATTCAAGCATCGTGGAACTCTGAAAGGATTGATTGTTGATGATAATGGAGTGGAGGTTCTCTATCTGAGGAAACTTGAAGGTGGGCAATTGAGGAATAGTTTCTCTAAGGTTTTGAATAATCCTAATGAAGAAGAAAGAGGAAAGATAGTGGAGAGTATGGTAGATAGACCCAGAAAATCAAAGAGAATTCAAGAGATCCCATTTCTTCATGAGTCATCAGATGTGATTATCCTAGAGAAAGAGGCCAAACCAGTTTTGAAAGTTCCAACTCTACAGCCTCAGGTTTCTGTACCATCtcctcctccacctccaccaccagTACCCTCTCAGCCACTTCCACCGCCTCCACAGGTGATTCCAATAAAGAAAACTCCCAACCCACATTCTCCACCACTCCCTCCTAACAAGAAAATCCCCGGACCGCCTCCTcctccaccacctcctcctGAAAGGAAAATCCCTGGACCACCTCCTCTGCCACCAATCCCAACAAGGAGGAAGCCTGCAGCACCACCTCCACCACCTAAGGCAGGTGGTTTGGTTTCAGCTTTGAAACCTCCACCTGTACCAAGGGGGAAGATGAACAGTAATAACAGGGCAGAGGCATCAACTGAAGGAAGCTCCAAGGGAACTGATTTTGGGCAGATGAAGCTGAAGCCATTGCACTGGGATAAGGTCATAGCTAATGTTGATCATTCAATTGTGTGGGATGAGATCAATGATGGATCCTTCAG GTTTGATGATGAACTTATGGAATCTCTGTTTGGATACACTGCGAACCAGAAACCCCCTGAAATGAATAACAAGCCAGTGACTTCAAGCAGTTCCAACTCTGCCCTGCCAACCCAAATTTTCATCCTGGAACCCCGAAAATCACAAAATACTGCAATTGTACTTAGATCTCTTGCAGTCTCTCGTAGAGAAATTCTAGATGCCCTCCTGGAAGGTCAAGGCCTCACCACTGATACTCTTGAAAAACTGACCAAAATTTCTCCAACTCAAGAAGAAGAATCCAAAATCCTGCAATTCAATGGCAATCCAACTAAGCTTGCTGATGCAGAGTCCTTTCTCTACCACATCCTGAAAGTTGTTCCTTCAGCGTTCATGCGCTTCAATGCAATGCTTTTCAGAACAAACTACGACCCTGAAATCCTTCACTTGAAGGAGTCTTTGCAAACACTTGAATTGGCCTGCAAGGAGCTAAGAAGTCGTGGGCTTTTCTTAAAACTTCTTGAAGCCATTCTCAAGGCTGGCAATAGAATGAATGCAGGAACCGCCAGAGGAAATGCCCAAGGCTTCAACCTTAGTGCTCTTCGTAGACTTTCAGATGTGAAGAGCATTGATGGAAAGACTACTTTACTTCACTTTGTAGTGGAACAAGTAGTTCGATCAGAGGGTAGGCGTTGTGCAATCAATCAGAACGATAGCCTGGACAGAAGTAATAGTCAAAGAGGCAAAAACAGTGATCCAAATTCAGTAAGTCAGACaccaaaagaagagaaagagaaagagaaagagaatgagaaagagaaagagaacaaaaaagagaaagagtACCTTATGCTTGGATTACCAGTGTTAGGGGGGCTAAGTACTGAATTCTATAATGTAAAGAAAGCTGCAGTCATAGACCATGATACTTTCATCAACATGTGCTCAACTCTCACAGCCCGTGTTGCTGAAATTCAGCTGCTTGTGGCAAGCTGCAGCAATGGCGAGAAGGGCAGGTTTGTGCAGGAAATGAAAGGGTTTCTAGAGGAATGTGAGGAGGAGCTTAAAGTGGTAAGAGTAGAGCAAACAAGGGTAATGGAGCTTGTGAAGAGAACAACAGAATATTACCAAGCGGGAGCTTCTAAAGACAAAGGGGGACAACCTCTTCAGTTGTTTCTCATTGTGAAGGATTTTCTTGACATGGTTGATCAAGCTTGCCAAGACATTTACAGGAGACTGCAGAAGAAGAATGTGACAAAGACTGTAGGATCATCCCCACCACTGTCACCAACAAGGCAGGCAGTGAGATTCACAAACTTGCAGTTACAATTCATGTCAGATATGTGTAGGACAACATCTTCCAGCGATTCAGAGGATGACTTCTGA
- the EDS1 gene encoding enhanced disease susceptibility 1 isoform X1 → MGETLGNRIRLSEEIVNRAASQAMRAHNSAGRPFLLDKTRGFAIFAFAGSWLPDDWFTHPPFGETKMDASTFPSLRSVGNDEVAVVNASFLRRFKAILDQLPLEREVQKVIADRRQVVFTGHSWGGAMAILATLYFLEKAGPNQNPPRCITFGSPLVGDRIFGHAVRREKWSDHFIHFVMRFDVIPRIMLGPASTEHQQILNFFNPRSQFYREPLDPPLGFYLNVMRSASSVAIHDACILMGCTNPLLETLRNFTELSPYRPFGTYIFCTGNGKLVVLKNPDAVLQILFYCAQLSQEEAAEIAQRSLHEHLAYENELQESLGMQNVVYLDSLEDLPLSSNGGPATVNIALNDLGLSPQARLCLRAAGGFENRRLRNQVKIDDNKQKINDELRKLKDYQEKAETRKLGYYDAFKHQEEKADFDANVSRLVLAGIWDEIIEMLRRYELPDEFENRKELIELATIYRRIVEPLDIANYYRHLKNEDTGTYVTRGRPKRYRYTQRWLEHAENKPSGSRSESCFWAELEELCIQTSGNGSLQDTKQKIQQLQKNVIEWIHEGSLGKDVLLEDSTFVKWWKTLPFEYKSDPESSRIANLIHG, encoded by the exons aTGGGAGAAACACTTGGAAATCGTATTAGATTGAGCGAAGAAATCGTGAACAGGGCTGCTTCTCAAGCCATGAGAGCTCACAATTCCGCTGGCAGGCCATTTCTTCTCGACAAAACCCGTGGCTTTGCTATTTTTGCGTTTGCTGGATCTTGGCTTCCCGATGATTGGTTTACGCACCCACCTTTTGGAGAAACAAAGATGGATGCTAGTACCTTTCCTTCTCTTCGAAGTGTAGGCAACGATGAAGTCGCTGTGGTCAACGCCTCCTTCCTCCGGCGATTCAAAGCCATCTTAGATCAGCTACCACTTGAGAGAGAG GTGCAAAAAGTAATTGCAGATAGGAGGCAAGTTGTTTTTACTGGCCACTCCTGGGGTGGTGCAATGGCCATCCTGGCAACTCTATACTTCTTGGAGAAGGCAGGGCCCAATCAGAACCCACCCCGCTGCATCACTTTCGGATCCCCCCTTGTCGGTGATCGGATCTTCGGTCATGCTGTCAGGCGGGAGAAATGGTCCGAccacttcatccattttgtgaTGAGATTTGATGTTATCCCTCGTATTATGCTTGGCCCTGCATCCACTGAGCACCAacaaattctcaatttcttcaATCCCAGATCTCAATTTTACAGGGAACCCCTTGATCCTCCTTTAGGTTTCTATCTCAACGTGATGAGAAGTGCTTCCTCGGTTGCAATCCATGATGCCTGCATTCTCATGGGATGCACAAACCCGTTACTGGAAACTCTAAGGAACTTCACTGAGCTCAGCCCTTACAGACCTTTCGGGACTTACATCTTCTGCACTGGAAATGGAAAATTGGTTGTCTTAAAGAACCCGGATGCAGTTCTGCAGATACTGTTTTACTGTGCTCAGTTGAGCCAAGAAGAAGCTGCAGAGATTGCACAAAGAAGCCTACATGAACATTTGGCCTACGAAAATGAACTACAGGAGAGCTTAGGAATGCAGAATGTAGTTTATTTAGATAGTCTGGAAGACCTTCCATTGTCTTCCAATGGCGGTCCAGCCACAGTTAACATTGCCTTGAATGACCTCGGCCTG AGCCCACAAGCCAGGTTATGCCTTCGAGCTGCAGGAGGGTTTGAGAACCGAAGGTTAAGAAACCAGGTTAAGATTGATGATaataagcaaaagattaatgaCGAATTAAGAAAGCTGAAAGATTACCAAGAAAAGGCCGAGACTCGCAAACTGGGTTACTACGACGCCTTCAAGCACCAAGAAGAAAAAGCTGACTTCGATGCTAATGTGAGCAGGCTTGTGCTAGCTGGTATCTGGGATGAGATCATTGAAATGTTGAGAAGGTACGAACTTCCAGATGAATTTGAGAACAGGAAAGAGTTAATAGAACTTGCAACCATATATCGCCGCATAGTTGAGCCTCTAGATATTGCCAACTACTATCGACACTTGAAGAATGAAGACACAGGAACCTACGTGACAAGGGGGAGACCAAAACGATATAGATACACCCAAAGATGGCTCGAGCATGCTGAAAATAAGCCATCTGGATCCAGGTCAGAATCCTGTTTCTGGGCTGAGCTAGAGGAGCTCTGCATTCAAACTAGCGGGAACGGATCCCTTCAAGACACTAAGCAGAAGATTCAGCAACTACAGAAAAATGTAATTGAATGGATTCATGAAGGCTCTTTAGGAAAGGATGTGTTGTTGGAGGATTCCACATTTGTTAAATGGTGGAAAACCCTCCCTTTCGAGTATAAATCAGACCCTGAATCATCTAGAATTGCGAATCTCATCCATGGGTAA